From a region of the Leptospira montravelensis genome:
- a CDS encoding lipocalin-like domain-containing protein has product MNRVIILILSFSFFHFTFPKDHSFHSDFGLEWCYFVGHLESANGNQYGYELSFFRLKLSDGSDWNAEIFPVHFAISDFSNKIHQSSQTIKRSIGDLAGYSNQSIYSGDYHLNIISKDKFQITAGSKSKNLSINLDLQGSGKILVHGKDGISIKSNRNPNIFSYYYSYPRLITTGHLVLNGKKETIISGTSWMDHEWSEKKSKSLPTLATGETGWDWICLSDSSGGDYVFFRFRESNTSFPEIFGTYRNPEGKTIYWKDPGQIQMEPIGPYWKSPVTKIEYPLHWKIKYPGGEWKVSPIFSEQEFDGSKTTSTIYWEGGVEAEDTFQKKSAKGYLELKGYKKPKDWWEF; this is encoded by the coding sequence ATGAATAGAGTAATAATTTTAATCCTATCCTTTAGTTTTTTTCATTTTACCTTCCCAAAAGACCATAGTTTCCATTCTGATTTCGGATTGGAATGGTGTTACTTCGTAGGTCATCTGGAGTCTGCCAACGGGAATCAATATGGATATGAATTGTCTTTTTTTCGTTTAAAACTATCTGATGGTTCGGACTGGAATGCCGAAATATTTCCTGTTCATTTTGCAATTTCCGATTTTTCAAATAAAATACATCAATCCTCACAGACCATTAAACGGAGTATAGGTGATCTTGCTGGTTATTCAAATCAATCCATTTATAGCGGTGACTACCATTTAAATATTATTTCGAAAGATAAGTTCCAGATTACAGCAGGGTCAAAATCTAAAAATTTAAGTATCAATTTGGACTTACAAGGAAGCGGAAAAATTTTAGTACACGGTAAAGATGGTATTTCCATTAAGTCGAACAGAAACCCTAATATCTTTTCGTATTATTATAGTTATCCGAGACTCATTACAACTGGACATTTAGTTCTGAACGGAAAAAAGGAAACCATTATTTCTGGAACTTCTTGGATGGATCACGAATGGAGTGAAAAAAAATCGAAGTCCTTACCAACACTTGCTACCGGAGAAACGGGTTGGGATTGGATCTGTTTATCGGACAGCTCCGGCGGAGATTATGTTTTTTTTCGGTTTCGAGAATCGAACACATCTTTTCCAGAAATTTTTGGAACCTATCGAAACCCCGAAGGAAAAACTATCTACTGGAAAGATCCTGGCCAAATCCAAATGGAACCCATTGGACCTTATTGGAAAAGTCCTGTTACAAAAATAGAATACCCACTCCACTGGAAAATTAAATATCCTGGTGGGGAATGGAAGGTTTCTCCTATTTTCAGTGAACAAGAGTTTGATGGAAGCAAAACCACATCGACAATCTACTGGGAAGGTGGAGTGGAAGCTGAAGATACATTCCAAAAAAAGTCAGCCAAAGGATATTTAGAATTGAAAGGTTATAAAAAGCCGAAAGACTGGTGGGAGTTCTGA
- a CDS encoding SpoIIE family protein phosphatase: protein MQVFQREYHLPRHTNPFPEILDDTIYNRILKDPNYWISQELEDKIIQTVSQSIDISGILYHLGTESLITNAYELLPLDDSRIDLGEMIERLPILIGRLTRVVYLNVKPTSKQKVIFVFTYLPEYQEKWYDAVFFQGMLNGLAVLFELKTFSIRMTKTKLFGIHVSHKELGDDILFGAESNEYEMEWEDDSLFLSRSRLTKDDVNHRHRVMVTSRMDSQLEEISIVDVKDVVGKSRELAIENRDLEAAVEVLKSFKQELEKKQLSMAKDLRLAKNIQKGLIPEIIPDWNGIQFWTAFVPMQEVSGDYYDYFPYNMDKLGVAVCDVSGHGVPAAFITALSKLLFSNYKKPKPSETFKLINRELLDLVKQQGYTTCVYVLIHDDYRVLYSIAGHPRPILYRASTKQAEICEGDGTFLGMFPDAGDTFRDFQIQLEPGDKLFLYTDGLTEAENDKGKAFGEEKLIHIIESCADKSIQETVETILTNHKEFTMGTDPMDDITLLGLQLSPMLPEFNLIKAKGDEAYRKKLFSEAVDYYEQAHQILPRELDTQLSYGKALAYSGNFEKAISLLESYNKFKTNHFKSHSVLGYCYYQVEMFEKAEIEWKKAHSINDSNLSNLYNLAQLYRKLNQKKKMKDVIEKMKRIEETYLHIHPLEKKWESLPDE from the coding sequence GTGCAAGTATTTCAACGTGAATATCATCTACCAAGGCATACCAACCCGTTTCCAGAAATTTTAGATGATACCATCTACAATCGAATTTTAAAAGATCCTAACTATTGGATCTCGCAAGAATTAGAAGATAAAATCATTCAAACTGTTTCCCAGTCTATCGATATATCCGGGATTTTATACCATTTAGGAACAGAAAGTCTCATTACCAATGCTTATGAATTGCTTCCTTTAGATGACTCTAGGATTGATTTAGGGGAGATGATCGAACGGCTTCCCATTTTAATTGGTCGCCTAACGAGAGTAGTTTATTTAAACGTAAAACCAACATCTAAACAAAAGGTAATATTTGTATTTACTTATTTGCCAGAATACCAAGAAAAATGGTATGATGCGGTCTTTTTTCAAGGTATGTTAAACGGCCTTGCCGTCCTTTTTGAACTAAAAACTTTTTCTATCCGAATGACTAAAACCAAACTTTTTGGAATCCATGTTTCTCACAAAGAATTAGGGGACGATATACTTTTTGGTGCTGAGTCCAATGAATATGAAATGGAATGGGAAGATGACAGTTTATTTTTATCTCGTTCTCGTTTAACAAAGGATGATGTAAATCATCGGCATAGAGTTATGGTCACTTCTCGGATGGATTCTCAGTTGGAAGAAATTTCAATTGTGGATGTCAAAGATGTGGTTGGGAAGTCTCGTGAGTTAGCGATTGAAAATCGTGATTTGGAAGCGGCTGTAGAAGTATTAAAATCTTTCAAACAAGAGTTAGAGAAAAAACAACTTTCGATGGCGAAGGATTTAAGACTCGCTAAAAACATCCAAAAGGGTCTTATCCCAGAAATTATTCCTGATTGGAATGGAATCCAATTTTGGACTGCTTTTGTTCCTATGCAAGAAGTCAGTGGGGACTATTATGATTACTTTCCGTATAATATGGATAAGTTGGGAGTCGCAGTTTGCGATGTTTCGGGGCATGGAGTTCCTGCTGCTTTTATCACTGCTTTATCCAAGTTATTATTTTCAAATTATAAAAAACCAAAACCCTCGGAAACTTTCAAATTAATCAATCGAGAACTTTTGGATTTAGTAAAACAACAAGGTTATACAACTTGTGTTTATGTTTTGATTCACGATGACTATAGGGTGTTATATTCTATAGCAGGTCATCCAAGGCCCATTCTTTACCGAGCCAGTACCAAACAAGCTGAGATATGCGAAGGGGATGGAACATTTCTTGGAATGTTTCCCGATGCCGGTGATACTTTCCGAGACTTTCAGATCCAACTAGAACCGGGTGATAAATTATTCTTATACACGGATGGTTTAACTGAAGCGGAAAATGATAAGGGAAAAGCTTTTGGAGAAGAGAAACTCATTCATATCATTGAATCTTGTGCAGATAAATCCATTCAGGAAACTGTAGAAACCATTCTAACCAATCACAAAGAATTTACAATGGGTACAGACCCAATGGATGATATCACTTTACTTGGCCTTCAACTTTCTCCTATGTTGCCCGAATTTAATTTGATTAAGGCAAAGGGAGATGAGGCCTATCGCAAAAAACTTTTTTCAGAAGCTGTCGATTATTATGAACAGGCTCATCAGATTTTACCACGTGAATTAGACACACAACTTTCTTATGGGAAAGCGCTTGCATATAGTGGAAACTTTGAAAAAGCCATTAGTTTGTTGGAATCATATAATAAATTTAAAACCAATCATTTTAAATCACATTCGGTTCTCGGTTATTGTTACTACCAAGTAGAGATGTTTGAAAAAGCAGAAATCGAATGGAAAAAAGCACATTCCATTAACGACTCTAACCTATCTAATTTATATAACCTGGCTCAGTTATATCGAAAGTTAAATCAAAAGAAAAAAATGAAAGATGTAATTGAGAAAATGAAACGAATTGAAGAAACTTATCTTCATATCCATCCACTTGAGAAGAAGTGGGAATCTTTACCTGATGAATAG
- the ispF gene encoding 2-C-methyl-D-erythritol 2,4-cyclodiphosphate synthase — MFRIGNGIDFHKLIHEPFRPLVLAGVEVKSEFAFLGHSDADVVLHAVADAILGALALGDIGVHFPDTDPQYKNMKSTRIIDKCLELIKEKKFKLVNVDCTYVGDHPKINPIRAELNASLANITKLPLDCVSIKATTSEGMGSLGRSEGVMVMASVLLESIK; from the coding sequence ATGTTTAGAATTGGAAACGGAATCGATTTTCATAAATTAATCCATGAACCTTTTCGGCCTTTAGTTTTGGCTGGTGTCGAGGTAAAGTCGGAGTTTGCATTTCTTGGTCATAGTGATGCCGATGTAGTTTTACATGCTGTGGCTGATGCAATTCTTGGAGCTTTAGCCCTTGGAGATATTGGAGTTCATTTTCCCGATACGGACCCTCAGTACAAAAATATGAAATCCACTCGGATCATTGATAAGTGTTTAGAACTGATCAAAGAGAAAAAATTCAAGTTAGTAAATGTTGACTGTACTTATGTAGGAGATCATCCTAAAATCAACCCGATTCGGGCAGAACTAAACGCTTCTTTGGCAAATATCACAAAATTACCGTTAGACTGTGTGTCGATCAAAGCAACCACATCTGAAGGAATGGGCTCACTAGGAAGAAGTGAAGGTGTGATGGTGATGGCTTCGGTTTTACTCGAAAGTATAAAATAA
- the nadA gene encoding quinolinate synthase NadA, whose amino-acid sequence MSLVTKDQLVQKLNPIYLPHEIEERILPLTEEINKLKKEKNAVILGHNYMTPDVFWGVSDIIGDSLYLSKMAKETKSAMILFNGVHFMAETAKILSPEKKVLIADPKAGCSLAESITRDDVKALKSKYPGVPVVTYVNCSAEVKAETDVCCTSANALQIVNAVEGDTVIFLPDEYLAGNVRNQTSKTIISHPGRCMVHEMYTPEDIRSAKRLFSEGLTVITHPECHEDVVKEADFSGSTSQMVDFIRQSKTNKIMLVTECSMGDNLRAEFPEKEFVSTCQTCPHMKKITLEKVRDALLKEQFEIFLDEEVIRLAQKSVNRMLELSYKK is encoded by the coding sequence ATGTCACTGGTAACTAAAGACCAATTGGTCCAAAAATTAAACCCCATTTATCTTCCACACGAAATTGAAGAACGTATTCTTCCATTAACCGAAGAAATCAATAAACTCAAAAAAGAAAAAAATGCGGTGATCCTTGGGCATAATTATATGACACCCGATGTTTTTTGGGGAGTGTCTGATATCATTGGAGATTCGTTGTATCTTTCTAAAATGGCAAAGGAAACAAAGTCAGCCATGATCCTTTTTAATGGAGTTCATTTTATGGCAGAAACTGCTAAAATTTTATCTCCAGAAAAGAAAGTTCTAATAGCTGATCCTAAGGCAGGTTGTTCACTTGCTGAGTCCATCACTCGAGACGACGTTAAAGCATTAAAATCCAAATACCCTGGAGTGCCTGTTGTAACTTATGTTAATTGTTCGGCGGAAGTAAAAGCAGAAACCGATGTTTGTTGTACTTCTGCAAATGCTTTGCAAATTGTAAATGCAGTAGAAGGTGACACAGTTATTTTCCTTCCAGATGAATACTTAGCAGGAAATGTGCGAAACCAAACTTCTAAAACCATTATCTCGCACCCTGGTCGATGTATGGTGCATGAAATGTATACACCTGAAGATATTCGTTCCGCAAAGCGGTTGTTCAGTGAAGGTCTTACTGTTATCACTCATCCTGAGTGTCATGAAGATGTGGTAAAAGAAGCCGATTTTTCAGGATCTACTTCGCAGATGGTGGATTTTATCAGACAAAGCAAAACTAATAAGATTATGCTTGTGACAGAATGTTCGATGGGTGATAACCTTCGTGCGGAATTCCCTGAAAAAGAATTTGTTTCCACCTGCCAAACTTGCCCACACATGAAAAAAATTACTTTGGAAAAAGTAAGAGATGCGCTTTTAAAAGAACAATTTGAAATCTTTTTAGATGAAGAAGTGATTCGTCTCGCACAAAAATCAGTCAATCGTATGTTAGAATTGAGTTATAAAAAGTAG
- the ftsZ gene encoding cell division protein FtsZ has protein sequence MLYLEEEKTSPAIIKVIGVGGGGMNAVTRMVHSKMTGVDFIVMNTDEQVLLKSPVEVKIQLGNKVTRGMGAGGDPELGEKAAIEDKERIVSALKGADMVFVTAGMGGGTGTGAAPIIAAIAKEMKCLVVGVVTVPFSFEGKRRAELAKQGIDQLRANVDTLITIRNDSIFQVVDKNTPVDMAFRVIDDILLNGVRGISDIINHPGIINVDFADVKTIMKDTGDAILGVGEGRGETRVSEAVEQAINNTLLEDSSIQGAKSLLINVTGGNDLTIHEWNEVSQIITAQADPDANIIIGLNEDQSLSDQIRVTVIATGFNKKGKQYQREQKAVGSEESVSPMVYIRKSEDKDSVFGKEQESVRSIRQSNRGFSSQKQSSPFQNYGEDYDIPAFLRRKND, from the coding sequence ATGTTATATCTAGAAGAAGAAAAAACAAGCCCGGCTATCATCAAAGTCATCGGAGTGGGTGGTGGTGGAATGAATGCTGTCACTCGAATGGTTCATTCCAAAATGACAGGTGTTGACTTTATTGTGATGAACACCGACGAACAAGTATTACTGAAGTCACCAGTAGAAGTGAAAATACAATTAGGTAATAAAGTCACTCGAGGAATGGGAGCTGGTGGAGATCCAGAACTTGGAGAAAAAGCTGCCATAGAAGATAAAGAACGGATTGTTTCGGCCTTAAAAGGTGCGGATATGGTTTTTGTCACCGCTGGTATGGGCGGTGGAACGGGCACAGGTGCTGCTCCTATCATTGCAGCCATTGCAAAAGAAATGAAATGTTTGGTAGTGGGAGTGGTGACAGTTCCATTTTCTTTTGAAGGGAAACGTAGAGCAGAGCTTGCCAAACAAGGAATCGACCAACTCCGTGCCAATGTAGACACACTGATTACCATTCGTAACGATTCTATCTTTCAAGTAGTAGATAAAAATACTCCTGTGGATATGGCATTTCGAGTGATCGACGATATTCTGTTAAACGGTGTACGTGGAATTAGCGATATCATCAATCATCCAGGCATCATCAATGTAGACTTTGCTGATGTAAAAACCATTATGAAAGATACCGGAGATGCGATTTTGGGTGTAGGGGAAGGTCGCGGAGAAACTCGAGTGAGTGAAGCTGTGGAACAAGCTATCAACAATACCTTGTTAGAAGATTCTAGCATCCAAGGGGCAAAGTCTCTCCTCATCAATGTAACTGGTGGAAATGACCTCACCATTCATGAATGGAATGAAGTTTCTCAAATCATCACGGCACAAGCAGATCCTGATGCGAATATCATCATTGGACTGAACGAAGACCAGTCCCTTTCTGACCAAATCCGAGTCACAGTGATTGCCACTGGTTTTAATAAAAAAGGAAAACAATACCAAAGAGAACAAAAGGCGGTAGGTTCAGAAGAATCTGTTTCACCGATGGTTTACATCCGAAAGTCGGAAGATAAGGATTCAGTTTTTGGAAAGGAACAAGAGTCTGTTCGCAGCATTCGACAATCCAATCGCGGATTTTCATCTCAAAAACAATCCTCCCCATTTCAAAACTACGGAGAGGATTACGATATACCTGCCTTTCTAAGAAGAAAGAACGACTGA
- the ftsA gene encoding cell division protein FtsA, which produces MSYDDTPIITALDLGSSLVKVVIGRLLGEHEIEIIGTGVYPSAGIKNGSIVNIETTTKSIIEAFGDAELMAGQEVNTVVVNVSGKSVHGFNEKGIIAVTNRERIVSETDIMRVVEAAQAVHVPNDQQVIHVLTKEFKVDDQVNIKDPIGMTGVRLEAEVHIVSCGNTALNNIDRCVEQAGLLQMDRVLSSLASSEAILTSGEKDLGTAVVDIGAGICDIIIYVDGGIAFSSVVPFGGFHITSDISIGLKTTVETAEVIKKRYGHTRIDMVDPTEKFEIPSISGRPSRSVFRQELVEILEPRVREILEMIDHELVRSGFKSSLAGGVILTGGTSLLQGIEATAEEVLRLSVGRAKPAGLSGLVDKISSPEYATAVGLIKYSSKIQNLEQRNMHSGSDSDGWMKKVRRWMENNL; this is translated from the coding sequence ATGAGTTATGATGACACACCGATTATAACGGCTTTGGATTTAGGATCCTCACTTGTCAAAGTTGTCATTGGACGACTTCTCGGGGAACATGAAATCGAAATCATAGGTACTGGAGTTTATCCTTCTGCTGGTATCAAAAATGGTTCTATCGTTAACATAGAAACTACAACAAAGTCCATCATAGAAGCGTTTGGTGATGCTGAACTTATGGCCGGCCAAGAAGTAAATACGGTTGTTGTAAATGTTTCCGGGAAATCCGTACATGGATTTAACGAAAAAGGAATTATTGCCGTAACTAACCGAGAACGGATTGTATCGGAAACAGATATTATGCGGGTTGTGGAAGCAGCACAAGCCGTTCATGTACCAAACGACCAACAAGTCATCCATGTCTTAACAAAAGAATTCAAAGTGGATGACCAAGTAAACATCAAAGACCCCATTGGAATGACGGGAGTTCGTTTAGAAGCAGAAGTACATATTGTATCTTGCGGAAACACTGCACTTAATAATATTGATCGTTGTGTGGAACAGGCCGGACTTTTGCAAATGGATCGCGTTTTATCTAGCCTTGCCTCTTCAGAAGCCATTCTCACTTCGGGCGAAAAAGATTTAGGCACCGCTGTTGTTGATATTGGGGCTGGAATTTGCGACATCATTATTTATGTAGATGGAGGAATTGCTTTTTCTTCCGTAGTTCCCTTTGGTGGATTTCATATCACTAGTGATATTTCTATTGGTTTAAAAACCACTGTAGAAACGGCCGAAGTCATCAAAAAACGTTATGGCCATACAAGAATTGATATGGTAGATCCTACGGAAAAATTTGAAATCCCATCCATATCGGGAAGACCATCCCGTTCTGTTTTCCGTCAGGAATTAGTAGAAATTTTAGAACCTAGGGTTCGTGAAATTTTAGAAATGATTGATCATGAACTGGTGCGATCAGGATTTAAGTCGAGTTTGGCGGGAGGAGTTATACTTACTGGTGGAACCTCTCTTTTGCAAGGGATTGAAGCCACTGCTGAGGAAGTATTACGCCTATCAGTTGGTCGTGCCAAACCCGCAGGACTCAGTGGACTAGTCGATAAAATCTCATCTCCTGAGTATGCAACTGCTGTTGGTCTTATTAAATATAGTTCAAAAATACAAAACTTAGAACAAAGAAACATGCACTCCGGATCTGATTCAGACGGTTGGATGAAGAAGGTTCGTCGTTGGATGGAGAATAATCTCTGA
- a CDS encoding cell division protein FtsQ/DivIB — protein sequence MVDTPQEIKEKRFGRVIPILLVFLGLVALGLIFRWARPVKPVARVEWQGLVALSPPLVFQFLGVDPKAPNIGNWKDWEKQLSNHPRIRKVRITRDPDGFLMINIQEKVAEFVIHVGSSLYEVDENLEILSRDRVLADHLIVISGQFTVGENKLEGRQIFDITKEMRHALSLYPTLKSRISELVSERDGNYTMYLKSPNSIKVYLGDKLELNVFRKLYASLAYMESEAVKVVSIDLRGEDAVYH from the coding sequence ATGGTTGACACCCCCCAAGAAATCAAAGAAAAACGATTTGGGCGTGTGATTCCTATCCTTTTAGTCTTTCTGGGCCTTGTGGCATTAGGACTAATTTTTCGCTGGGCAAGACCAGTGAAACCGGTGGCTCGTGTGGAGTGGCAAGGCCTTGTGGCCCTCTCTCCTCCTCTGGTGTTTCAGTTTTTGGGAGTGGATCCAAAAGCCCCAAACATTGGGAATTGGAAGGATTGGGAGAAACAACTTTCGAATCATCCTAGGATTCGTAAGGTAAGAATCACCCGTGATCCCGACGGATTTTTGATGATCAACATACAGGAGAAAGTTGCCGAATTTGTCATACATGTAGGAAGTTCTCTATATGAAGTGGATGAAAATCTGGAGATACTTTCCAGAGACCGAGTGTTAGCTGATCACTTAATTGTGATTAGTGGACAGTTCACTGTGGGGGAAAACAAACTAGAAGGCAGGCAAATTTTTGACATCACCAAAGAAATGCGACACGCTCTTTCTCTATACCCAACACTCAAATCAAGAATTTCAGAACTTGTCTCTGAACGTGACGGAAATTATACCATGTATTTAAAATCACCTAACTCTATAAAAGTATACCTAGGTGATAAGTTAGAATTAAATGTATTTCGTAAATTATACGCATCCTTGGCTTATATGGAATCAGAAGCCGTAAAAGTAGTTTCTATAGATTTACGAGGTGAGGACGCCGTTTACCATTAG
- a CDS encoding LIC_10421 family protein, which yields MKTTKIIATGILAMGLATANLHALDTSERLELLESAMIEQATTPAQKSAVSEYLANIAKEKVEMAQALRDRAGSTRGGKALSQMNEKKELLRRAEALEKDAKKYQTISMDLHSGSMQVAQN from the coding sequence ATGAAAACAACAAAGATAATCGCAACAGGGATCTTAGCAATGGGACTTGCAACAGCAAACCTACACGCTTTGGATACAAGCGAAAGATTAGAGCTTTTGGAGTCTGCTATGATTGAACAAGCAACTACTCCTGCGCAAAAATCTGCCGTTTCGGAATACCTTGCGAACATCGCAAAAGAAAAAGTAGAAATGGCTCAGGCACTTCGTGACAGAGCAGGATCTACTAGAGGTGGTAAGGCTCTTAGCCAAATGAACGAGAAGAAAGAACTTCTTCGCCGTGCAGAGGCTCTTGAAAAAGATGCCAAAAAATACCAAACTATCTCTATGGACCTTCATTCAGGATCCATGCAGGTAGCACAAAACTAA
- a CDS encoding caspase family protein: MFSFRNIFVCILTAYLIGLPVFGQNRYALFIGTNYKGNTAKIPELNLCEADANFLKEKIQKKGNFKDIKVLLGSMVTRDNVKNAISQLGKVVGKEDSVFLYFSGHGMYMKDAKAKNGMRNYLICYDRPHISDEELNEFLTDIKSQKTVLVMDCCYSGGIAKKGKNTRGAAEIPIAQGNDGVVRQNAEDYFFQDKAVISSSDDDQTSIEVGGTINHGIFTYNFGNALEKADLNNDSVVTALEAFFVAKEETVKMARQFNHEQTPQVSGNAAGIFLSGSPKPQNPPPKPPNVVINVPITPVETTTPNHNNTTPPPVAPEPEPTPANDTTVVIPPITEVEPPAPPSITTGSILIRTSIIKDKSYGGAATKSPYDLLNKQGKLKSSPAEEKIRSIKVLVDDQEYTSQVTTEKSKIWGSVTKNGTLIQGDIYNVKIDNLPAGVHQIEIRADKYPIYKTATAVIPKQTVTVDAINSMDGFGAIRGRVFYKTLDNPIEKHPIYMPTVVSTNQIFKVTTDKDGYFWFTNLKPGKYEIRASFMEEMKLENSEIHVKPGEVTNVDIILNKKLSYTKTKY; the protein is encoded by the coding sequence ATGTTTTCGTTTCGAAACATATTTGTTTGTATTCTAACGGCCTATCTCATCGGATTACCGGTGTTTGGGCAGAACCGCTATGCGTTGTTTATTGGAACTAACTACAAAGGGAACACAGCAAAAATCCCTGAGTTAAATCTTTGTGAAGCAGACGCAAACTTCCTAAAAGAAAAAATTCAAAAAAAAGGGAACTTCAAGGATATCAAAGTCCTGTTAGGTTCTATGGTCACTCGCGACAACGTAAAAAATGCGATTTCCCAATTGGGTAAGGTTGTTGGAAAAGAAGATTCTGTCTTTTTGTATTTTTCCGGCCACGGAATGTATATGAAAGATGCGAAGGCAAAAAATGGAATGCGTAACTACCTCATTTGTTATGATCGCCCGCATATTTCCGATGAAGAACTTAATGAATTTTTAACTGATATCAAATCCCAAAAAACTGTCCTTGTGATGGATTGCTGTTATTCAGGTGGGATTGCTAAAAAAGGAAAAAATACCCGAGGTGCAGCAGAAATTCCGATTGCCCAAGGAAATGACGGGGTAGTGCGCCAAAATGCGGAAGATTATTTCTTCCAAGACAAAGCGGTCATTTCATCCTCCGATGATGACCAAACTTCCATTGAAGTGGGTGGGACCATCAACCACGGTATTTTTACTTACAATTTTGGAAATGCCCTAGAAAAAGCGGACCTCAATAACGATAGTGTTGTGACAGCTCTCGAAGCCTTCTTTGTGGCAAAGGAAGAAACCGTCAAAATGGCACGCCAGTTCAACCATGAACAGACTCCCCAAGTTTCAGGGAATGCGGCAGGAATCTTTTTGTCTGGTTCGCCAAAACCACAAAATCCTCCACCAAAACCACCGAATGTTGTGATCAATGTTCCCATCACACCAGTGGAAACCACAACACCGAATCATAACAATACAACTCCCCCACCTGTAGCACCTGAGCCAGAACCCACTCCTGCCAACGATACTACAGTGGTCATTCCCCCCATCACAGAAGTGGAACCACCGGCACCTCCTTCTATCACAACAGGAAGTATCCTCATTCGTACTTCTATCATCAAAGATAAATCTTACGGGGGAGCGGCCACCAAGTCGCCATACGACCTTCTCAACAAACAGGGAAAACTAAAATCATCACCGGCAGAAGAGAAAATAAGGTCGATCAAAGTCCTAGTGGATGATCAGGAATACACATCCCAAGTCACAACAGAGAAATCAAAAATCTGGGGATCCGTGACCAAAAATGGAACTCTCATCCAGGGAGATATCTACAATGTGAAAATCGATAACCTTCCTGCAGGGGTCCACCAAATCGAGATTCGTGCGGATAAGTATCCCATTTACAAAACAGCTACGGCTGTGATTCCGAAACAAACGGTGACTGTGGATGCGATTAACTCAATGGACGGATTTGGAGCCATTCGTGGGCGAGTGTTCTATAAAACCCTAGACAACCCCATTGAAAAGCACCCGATTTATATGCCGACCGTGGTTTCTACAAACCAAATCTTTAAAGTTACTACAGACAAAGATGGATACTTTTGGTTCACGAACTTAAAACCAGGGAAATATGAAATCCGAGCTAGTTTCATGGAAGAGATGAAATTGGAAAATTCAGAAATCCATGTCAAACCGGGAGAAGTGACCAATGTGGACATCATTCTCAATAAAAAATTGAGTTATACGAAGACAAAGTACTGA